ATTAATGTTGCGTAAATTTAATTCACAACAAATCTTGCTAATGATGTATTTAGGTTGTGCCATAGCCTTTATGCCGATGGCTGAATTCTCACAAGTACAAGAACTCACACCTTTAGCTCTGATTTGTTTTATTTACTGCTGTTTAAATACCTTAATTGGGTACGGCTCTTATGCGGAAGCACTTAATCGTTGGGATGTATCAAAAGTCAGTGTTGTTATCACACTTGTACCGCTTTTCACGATTCTATTTTCTCATATTGCGCATTATTTTAGCCCATCCGATTTTGCCGCACCAGAGTTGAATAATATTAGCTATATTGGCGCATTTGTTGTAGTATGCGGGGCAATTTTATCCGCGATTGGACATAAATTATTACCGCATAAAAATCATTAAAGTGCGGTTTATTTTGGAGAAGTTTTAATGAAATTTATTGATGAATCCCTTATTCGAATTGAGGCCGGGGATGGTGGCAACGGTTGCGTAAGTTTCCGTCGAGAGAAATTTATTCCGAAAGGCGGCCCCGATGGTGGCGACGGTGGCGACGGTGGCGATGTATATTTACAAGCCGATGAAAATCTCAATACCTTAATCGACTACCGCTTTAATAAACGCTTTGCAGCAGAACGTGGAGAGAATGGACGAAGTTCAGATTGTACAGGGCGTCGCGGTAAAGATATTATTTTACCTGTTCCCGTAGGAACTCGCGCTATTGATAACGATACTAAAGAAACTTTGGGAGATTTAACCCAACACGGTCAAAAAATGTTGGTAGCCAAAGGTGGTTATCACGGTTTAGGGAATACCCGTTTCAAATCATCGGTAAACCGTGCACCGCGTCAAAAAACAATGGGAACGCCAGGCGAAAAACGCGATTTATTACTAGAGTTAATGCTACTTGCCGATGTGGGAATGCTCGGTTTACCTAATGCGGGTAAATCCACTTTTATTCGTGCCGTTTCAGCAGCCAAACCAAAAGTTGCAGATTATCCATTTACCACCTTAGTGCCAAGTCTCGGTGTTGTGAAAGTGGACGACTCACACAGTTTCGTAGTCGCCGATATTCCAGGATTAATTGAGGGCGCAGCAGATGGTGCAGGGCTAGGAATTCGCTTTTTAAAACATCTAGAACGTTGTAGAGTGCTTATTCATTTAGTCGATATTGCTCCAATTGATGGCTCTAATCCAGCAGATAATGTCGCTATTATTGAATCTGAACTTTTCCAATACAGTGAAAAATTATCAGAAAAACCACGCTGGTTAGTATTCAATAAAATTGATACGATGAGCGATGAAGAAGCTGAAGAGCGGGCTCAAGAAATTGCTGAACAATTAGGTTGGGAAGAAGACTATTACCTGATTTCAGCTGCAACAGGGAAAAATGTTCCACCACTTTGTCGTGATATTATGGACTTTATCATAGCGAATCCACGCGAAGCTGAAACACAACAAGTTGCACCTGAAGAAGTAAAATTCAAATGGGAAGATTATCATCAGGAACAACTAGCTGAGCATCAATTTGATAATAACGAAGATTGGGATGATGATTGGAGCGAAGAAGATGATGAAGGAATTGAGTTCATTTATAAACCTTAAGAAGGTCTAATTTTATAAGCATTAAAAATTTAAAAGCACCTAAACTATTGTTTAGGTGCTTTTTACTATCAATCAACGCTCAAAAATTTCAGAATCAGTAAAGAAATAAGCAATTTCACGATTTGCACTTTCCACACTATCCGAACCATGAACCGAATTCTCACGCTGACTTAATGCAAAATCTTTACGAATTGTACCTTCTGCTGCAGTTTCTGGATTCGTTGTACCAATCAAAGTGCGGTAATCTTTCACTGCATTTTCTTTTTCAAGAACAGAAACTACTATCGGTGAAGACATCATATAATCAACTAAAGGAGCAAAAAATTCTTTGCCTTGATGCTCAGCATAAAAGCCTTCAGCCTGCTCACGAGTTAAGCGTACCATTTTAGAGGCTATGATTTTAAAGCCATTTTGCTCAAAACGAGTTAAGATCGCCCCAATTAGATTACGCTTTACCGCATCAGGTTTAATAATAGAAAAAGTTCTTTCTGTCATCATATCTCCTTACTTCAATGATTTTGATAACATTAAATTTGCTAAAGTTTGCACACCAATCCCTGTGGCCCCAACAGCCCATAAATCACTACCAGATTTACGATAAGTCGCGGAACAATCAATATGCAACCAATTTTGTTGGTAATTTTTTACAAAATACGATAAAAATGCAGTTGCAGTGCTTGCTCCAGCCCCAACTGGAACCGAACCAATATTAGCAATATCGGCAAAAGATGAATTAATTTGTGAACGATGAAAATCTTCAAATGGTAAACGCCAGAAAGGTTCATTTTCTTCTTTTGCTGATTGGAAAAGATTATTCACGAGATCATCATCCATAGATAATACAGAATGATAGTCGTTGCCTACCGCCACTTTTGCAGCCCCAGTTAAAGTCGCACAATCAATAATAAAACCCGGATTTTGGTTATCAGCCTCAATCAATCCATCAGCTAACACCAAACGACCTTCAGCGTCAGTATTGAGCACTTCTGCTGTTACGCCATTTTTATAAGTAATAATATCACCCAGTTTAAATGCATTATTGCTTACCAAATTTTCTGCGCAACATAAATACAGTTTAACGCGTTGATTTAATCCGCGAGCGATAGCGAAACCTAAAGCTCCCGTTAATAGTGCAGCACCACCCATATCAGTTCGCATTGTACTCATTCCATCACTTGGTTTGATACTGTAGCCGCCACTGTCAAAAGTAATCCCCTTACCAACTAAACAAGCTAACACTGGCGCATTCGGATCTTGTGTTGGATTGAAATCAAGTTGCAACATGGCTGGCAAGTTAGCAGAGCCTTTACCCACAGTCCAAATACCATGATAACCTTGTTGCTCAAGTTCCTCACCAGAAATAATCTTAAAACTTACCGCACTTTTTTCATTATAAATGTCCGCTTGGTTTAAGATAAATTCTGCTGCACGTTCTGCTAATTTTAATGGTGTTAGGATTTGTGCCGGCTCATTAATAATCCCGCGCACAAAATCACTACATTCGATACGAGCTAATAATTCATCTTGTGGCTCATCATCTAAATGAGGAAATTCAATCGAATAATCTTGCTTCGCCGAGTAAAAACCTTGATAAAATGCCCAACAAAATTCTAAATCCCATTCTTCACCGACCAATTCCACATCTTTAATTCCCTGCCCACGCAATTTACGAGCAGCTTGTTGAACTAAAGTGCGGTCAGTTTTTTCATTATTTTTTAAATGAATTCTAGCTTTATTAGAGTCAAAGCTCAAAATAGCATTTTTTCCCCAAGCGTCAGAGGCTTGGTTTATTGATAATATAATTTCCATTTTTATTTCTCGAATATAAGCTCATCGCGGAATAAAACTATACCAGTTTTATTTTTTATTTAACATTATTTAAAACTCTTTGACACC
This portion of the Haemophilus haemolyticus genome encodes:
- the cgtA gene encoding Obg family GTPase CgtA: MKFIDESLIRIEAGDGGNGCVSFRREKFIPKGGPDGGDGGDGGDVYLQADENLNTLIDYRFNKRFAAERGENGRSSDCTGRRGKDIILPVPVGTRAIDNDTKETLGDLTQHGQKMLVAKGGYHGLGNTRFKSSVNRAPRQKTMGTPGEKRDLLLELMLLADVGMLGLPNAGKSTFIRAVSAAKPKVADYPFTTLVPSLGVVKVDDSHSFVVADIPGLIEGAADGAGLGIRFLKHLERCRVLIHLVDIAPIDGSNPADNVAIIESELFQYSEKLSEKPRWLVFNKIDTMSDEEAEERAQEIAEQLGWEEDYYLISAATGKNVPPLCRDIMDFIIANPREAETQQVAPEEVKFKWEDYHQEQLAEHQFDNNEDWDDDWSEEDDEGIEFIYKP
- the ndk gene encoding nucleoside-diphosphate kinase, which codes for MTERTFSIIKPDAVKRNLIGAILTRFEQNGFKIIASKMVRLTREQAEGFYAEHQGKEFFAPLVDYMMSSPIVVSVLEKENAVKDYRTLIGTTNPETAAEGTIRKDFALSQRENSVHGSDSVESANREIAYFFTDSEIFER
- the pepB gene encoding aminopeptidase PepB produces the protein MEIILSINQASDAWGKNAILSFDSNKARIHLKNNEKTDRTLVQQAARKLRGQGIKDVELVGEEWDLEFCWAFYQGFYSAKQDYSIEFPHLDDEPQDELLARIECSDFVRGIINEPAQILTPLKLAERAAEFILNQADIYNEKSAVSFKIISGEELEQQGYHGIWTVGKGSANLPAMLQLDFNPTQDPNAPVLACLVGKGITFDSGGYSIKPSDGMSTMRTDMGGAALLTGALGFAIARGLNQRVKLYLCCAENLVSNNAFKLGDIITYKNGVTAEVLNTDAEGRLVLADGLIEADNQNPGFIIDCATLTGAAKVAVGNDYHSVLSMDDDLVNNLFQSAKEENEPFWRLPFEDFHRSQINSSFADIANIGSVPVGAGASTATAFLSYFVKNYQQNWLHIDCSATYRKSGSDLWAVGATGIGVQTLANLMLSKSLK